One segment of Sesamum indicum cultivar Zhongzhi No. 13 linkage group LG4, S_indicum_v1.0, whole genome shotgun sequence DNA contains the following:
- the LOC105160991 gene encoding transcriptional regulator SUPERMAN-like produces the protein MLFSFSQILLYLSCIKFEIINTLLLYTSDTYSHSFLFVQQSHYLISDQPFNSKQIPMEPYSTTHNYLMWMKSKTLISASKFPSSMNSFNCSWEEVQEPLGGFMWPPRSYTCSFCRRAFRSAQALGGHMNVHRRDRAKLKQSSPPQQAEAGTLHHQQNHTSNSCQEPPGRSHAQENATGRRHPTQLPEPLSNFDQEISPSIQPWKPASGYDDFIETKLSVGIDFVKRHKKSAASALPFLQRKLCSSDRCSDSSREDIDLELRLGDPPAVK, from the coding sequence atgttattttctttctcccaGATTCTTTTGTACCTTTCatgtattaaatttgaaatcataaaTACCCTTCTCCTCTATACATCTGATACATATTCACATTCCTTTCTCTTCGTACAACAATCCCACTACctcatttcagaccaacccttcAATTCCAAGCAAATCCCAATGGAACCCTATAGCACAACACATAATTATCTAATGTGGATGAAGAGCAAAACCCTCATAAGTGCAAGCAAATTTCCATCCTCCATGAATTCATTCAACTGTTCATGGGAAGAGGTTCAAGAACCCCTTGGGGGGTTCATGTGGCCTCCAAGATCCTACACATGTAGCTTCTGCAGAAGAGCATTCCGGTCAGCCCAAGCTCTCGGCGGCCACATGAATGTCCACAGGCGGGACAGAGCGAAACTCAAGCAATCCAGTCCTCCCCAACAAGCTGAAGCTGGAACTCTTCATCACCAGCAAAACCATACTTCTAACTCATGTCAAGAACCCCCAGGTAGGTCCCATGCTCAAGAAAACGCAACGGGTCGACGTCATCCGACGCAACTGCCAGAGCCCTTGTCGAATTTTGATCAAGAAATTAGTCCAAGTATTCAACCATGGAAACCGGCTTCAGGGTAtgatgattttattgaaaccAAGTTATCAGTTGGTATAGACTTTGTTAAGAGGCATAAGAAAAGTGCGGCCTCGGCGTTGCCTTTTCTTCAGAGAAAACTGTGTTCAAGTGATAGATGTAGTGACAGTTCCAGGGAGGACATAGATCTTGAGCTCAGGTTGGGGGATCCTCCGGCTGTGAAGTAG